In Paenibacillus hexagrammi, the following are encoded in one genomic region:
- a CDS encoding transcriptional regulator, with translation MDIIRQTNRTMLFEEINPEKLDLLTIVGEVIGIDSLSDEKIKEINQHLLVKSFEEFLVKFCPTVYSFYNASTQKVMYTLHKPEGIPDDCISEIRIDQNNDFLKMLFTLIETKRSQGIANVDFKFENLLDMISPKKVMDDIRQVRKEIHYYYSEYEKLEDGDPRKLDIGDRLNAKFEDASKNYNNVMAMLPLAIDDIKTRLLLGQSQSDNKTDSVQIGMLMIGDTGELKIVETPKSDALQLAAANEDSNTGLLTVFQEDYEAITENPTDYVKSLVVRTFCPLPALQTEVNVEQEVQNYNTYLEFYKSAKDDFVKTVKPLVEKILGVKMFFDQYTAKGRGMMPSLLITNAKLDMMVKSSNIPRLETFLNTVNSKNDYTDTVWFGIVPSIQMENASGNVQVRRERFRGNVAVQSKEGNQVESLTLLLQSVRPYRVQIFFNFETSELTTFNSMATSGIDRYIDKCEVLTRKDYSEFAIPCMPNFTVIPKDKSGVVIDSKMLKTEDGVQLSKEKEDILKLWIEGVYIGASYVAAGLVAAYQCPEYLRETFKSVKKEFPGVRFDIEAGENALKAVTTMAKEISGFTNNIKDSINRNNFGFVFSSENAQVQGTKISRITVYKARSLALTDDGYDSIYKTLVSSYIERMLRFQTSDFKHDNIVKFFSNNPSSQKSQWLAAKGFVNSIVQSGDDINYMIDEESNLCQIDLIFNGNVKNLEVAISKSTSAVKV, from the coding sequence ATGGATATTATTCGCCAAACGAACCGCACGATGCTGTTTGAGGAGATAAATCCGGAAAAACTTGATTTACTGACCATTGTAGGGGAAGTCATTGGAATAGACAGCTTAAGTGACGAGAAGATCAAGGAAATTAACCAGCATCTGTTGGTGAAGAGTTTTGAGGAGTTTTTAGTTAAATTTTGTCCGACGGTGTACTCCTTTTATAACGCGTCCACGCAAAAAGTGATGTATACGCTTCATAAACCGGAAGGGATCCCGGATGATTGTATTTCCGAGATTCGGATCGATCAAAACAACGATTTTCTCAAAATGCTGTTCACGTTGATTGAGACAAAACGCAGTCAAGGTATCGCCAATGTGGATTTCAAATTTGAAAATCTGCTGGATATGATCTCGCCGAAAAAAGTGATGGACGATATTCGTCAAGTTCGAAAGGAAATTCATTACTACTATTCGGAATATGAGAAGCTCGAGGACGGCGATCCGCGCAAGCTGGATATCGGGGACAGGCTGAATGCCAAGTTTGAGGATGCCAGCAAGAACTACAACAATGTGATGGCGATGCTTCCACTTGCGATTGACGATATCAAGACAAGATTACTTCTTGGGCAATCCCAAAGCGACAATAAGACGGATTCCGTACAAATCGGGATGCTGATGATTGGCGATACGGGTGAGCTGAAGATTGTCGAGACGCCGAAGTCTGATGCGCTGCAGTTGGCTGCTGCGAACGAAGACAGCAATACCGGACTATTGACGGTGTTTCAGGAGGACTATGAGGCCATTACGGAGAATCCGACGGATTATGTAAAGAGCCTTGTCGTTCGTACGTTTTGCCCGCTGCCGGCTCTACAGACGGAAGTCAATGTCGAGCAGGAGGTTCAGAACTACAACACCTATCTGGAATTTTATAAATCGGCCAAAGATGATTTCGTCAAAACGGTTAAGCCGCTCGTTGAGAAGATTCTTGGCGTGAAAATGTTCTTCGACCAATATACGGCTAAAGGCCGAGGGATGATGCCAAGCCTGCTTATTACAAACGCCAAGCTGGATATGATGGTGAAAAGCAGCAATATTCCGCGCCTGGAGACGTTCCTGAACACGGTCAACTCGAAGAACGATTATACAGATACGGTATGGTTCGGTATTGTGCCTTCCATTCAAATGGAGAATGCCTCAGGCAATGTGCAGGTTCGACGGGAGAGATTCAGAGGTAACGTTGCTGTTCAGTCCAAAGAAGGCAACCAGGTTGAATCCTTGACACTTCTGCTCCAGTCCGTGCGTCCTTACCGTGTGCAAATCTTCTTCAACTTCGAAACCAGTGAGTTGACGACGTTCAACAGTATGGCCACATCGGGGATCGACCGATACATCGATAAGTGTGAAGTACTGACAAGGAAGGATTATAGCGAGTTCGCCATTCCGTGTATGCCGAATTTTACGGTCATTCCGAAGGATAAATCCGGCGTCGTCATTGACAGCAAGATGCTGAAGACGGAAGACGGTGTGCAGCTTTCCAAAGAGAAAGAGGATATTCTCAAGCTGTGGATTGAAGGAGTCTATATCGGAGCGTCCTACGTCGCAGCAGGGTTGGTTGCCGCATATCAATGTCCGGAATACTTGCGCGAGACGTTTAAATCCGTGAAGAAGGAGTTTCCGGGCGTCAGGTTCGATATCGAAGCAGGCGAAAATGCTTTGAAGGCTGTTACCACGATGGCTAAGGAAATTTCCGGATTCACCAACAATATTAAGGATTCCATCAACCGTAACAATTTTGGGTTCGTATTCTCTTCAGAGAACGCCCAGGTTCAGGGTACGAAGATCAGCCGGATTACGGTGTATAAGGCGAGAAGCCTGGCACTAACCGATGATGGCTATGATTCCATATATAAAACGTTGGTGAGCAGCTACATTGAGCGTATGCTGCGTTTTCAGACCAGCGATTTCAAGCATGACAATATCGTCAAGTTCTTTAGCAACAATCCAAGCAGTCAGAAGAGCCAATGGCTAGCGGCCAAAGGGTTTGTGAATTCCATCGTGCAATCCGGCGATGACATCAATTATATGATTGACGAGGAATCAAACCTTTGCCAGATTGATCTTATTTTCAACGGCAATGTGAAAAACCTTGAGGTTGCGATCAGTAAGTCAACGAGTGCCGTTAAGGTGTAA
- a CDS encoding serine/threonine protein kinase: MGTADMERCLAKGRMLKFRYKIHRPISCGELSIVYMGRDIEKSETVIIKEYFPKTMALRDVDGCSVVCSRPRLKPAFDEWQDDFAQEGQILQGLQHKHVVKYRDQFQENGTGYIVTEYCRGVTLSTYKERNFPQEQAKFWGITVPALLEALQYIHDKGIIHRDLKPGNVLVTREGLPCLIDLGSALDYRHASTRRLQTTPGFSPLEFHSKSARLGPWSDYYSLSAILYYAASGMVPPDVADRVIEDPIRDIQLLNSHLSARLGKVIMAGLSLSPKERPSSLRTFITAVRAEKSFRNLSPNHTIQTSLFP; this comes from the coding sequence GTGGGTACAGCAGACATGGAGAGATGCTTAGCGAAAGGCCGCATGTTGAAGTTCCGTTACAAGATTCACCGACCTATTTCTTGCGGCGAGCTGTCGATTGTATATATGGGGCGAGATATAGAGAAGTCGGAGACGGTGATCATTAAGGAGTATTTTCCGAAGACGATGGCTTTGCGTGATGTGGATGGGTGCTCGGTTGTATGCAGCAGACCCCGCCTAAAGCCGGCGTTTGACGAGTGGCAGGATGATTTTGCCCAAGAAGGGCAGATTTTGCAGGGGCTGCAGCATAAACATGTGGTCAAGTACCGCGATCAGTTTCAGGAAAATGGCACGGGCTATATCGTGACGGAGTACTGTAGAGGCGTGACGCTGAGCACGTACAAGGAGCGGAATTTTCCTCAGGAACAGGCGAAGTTTTGGGGGATCACGGTGCCTGCTCTCCTGGAAGCTTTGCAATATATTCATGACAAGGGGATCATTCATAGGGATTTGAAGCCGGGCAATGTACTGGTAACGCGAGAGGGGCTGCCTTGCTTGATCGACTTGGGGTCGGCTCTAGATTACCGTCATGCATCAACTCGTAGGCTGCAGACGACGCCCGGATTTTCCCCGCTTGAATTTCATTCCAAATCAGCCCGTTTAGGACCGTGGTCGGATTATTACAGTCTATCGGCGATTTTGTATTATGCAGCCAGCGGCATGGTTCCGCCTGATGTGGCAGACAGGGTTATTGAGGATCCTATTCGGGACATACAGTTATTGAACTCTCATTTATCTGCGCGGCTCGGTAAGGTCATCATGGCTGGGCTGTCTCTGTCCCCGAAGGAGCGTCCTTCCTCGCTTCGAACATTCATTACGGCCGTTCGAGCCGAGAAAAGCTTTCGAAATCTATCACCGAATCATACGATCCAAACAAGTCTATTTCCTTGA
- a CDS encoding 5' nucleotidase, NT5C type has translation MIHIGLDFDDTLIDTRKSIVRVLNKQLNRNIMFDEVTIYEISELYGQTFEEFKGFFISNQDELHKIEPYPFIKETISRLADKVKFTIMTGRPVEWMDSLKKWVKENNLKVESSLCASQFENGKLECAKLNDVSLFIEDHPTHALSLADGGVNVLLIDKPYNQECQHQRITRVKDWTEVGKIIDAFADKM, from the coding sequence GTGATACATATCGGATTGGACTTTGATGATACTTTAATAGATACAAGGAAATCTATTGTGAGAGTGCTGAATAAACAACTCAATCGTAACATTATGTTCGACGAAGTTACTATATATGAGATTTCCGAACTTTATGGGCAAACTTTTGAAGAATTTAAAGGGTTTTTTATCAGTAATCAAGATGAATTACATAAAATTGAACCATATCCATTCATAAAAGAAACAATTTCAAGACTTGCCGATAAAGTGAAATTTACAATTATGACTGGAAGACCAGTTGAATGGATGGATTCCTTAAAAAAGTGGGTTAAAGAAAATAATCTTAAAGTTGAGTCATCTCTATGTGCATCACAATTTGAGAATGGAAAGCTAGAATGTGCAAAATTAAATGATGTATCACTTTTTATCGAAGACCATCCAACACATGCTCTATCTTTAGCTGATGGGGGTGTCAACGTGTTATTGATTGATAAGCCGTATAATCAAGAGTGTCAACATCAAAGGATAACGAGAGTGAAGGATTGGACAGAGGTTGGAAAGATCATTGATGCTTTTGCTGACAAGATGTAA